One Luteibacter aegosomaticola genomic window carries:
- a CDS encoding plasmid replication/partition related protein: MHIVVNEDLKAYIDPLTPDEHEALERSLLTEGCRDALVLWGDTLVDGHNRYGICKKHDIPFNTVQNERFQSMDDVHLWMIEQHLGRRSVSDFQRGVLALRKREILSARRAGEEPAKDENDLPFDAEGSAPAKPKAPRPNPNESRKEIAREARISANQVGMIEKIRKEAAPEVVAAVKSGTLSISAGAAVASLPEDEQRAAATAGDQELKDAAKRVRESKRKPREKPSGDVVALREQVAELEAENRNLRREIDALRARLGEPPLSEPEEG; this comes from the coding sequence ATGCATATCGTTGTCAACGAAGACCTCAAGGCCTATATCGACCCCCTCACCCCGGATGAGCACGAGGCGCTGGAGCGCAGCCTGCTGACCGAGGGTTGCCGCGATGCGCTGGTGCTGTGGGGCGATACGCTGGTGGACGGGCACAACCGCTACGGCATCTGCAAGAAGCACGATATCCCGTTCAACACGGTGCAGAACGAGCGTTTCCAGTCCATGGACGACGTGCACCTGTGGATGATCGAGCAGCACCTGGGCCGGCGCAGCGTCTCGGATTTCCAGCGCGGCGTGCTCGCCCTGCGCAAGCGCGAGATCCTCTCGGCCCGCCGGGCCGGCGAGGAGCCGGCCAAGGACGAGAACGACCTGCCGTTCGACGCCGAAGGCTCGGCCCCGGCCAAGCCCAAGGCCCCGCGCCCGAACCCGAACGAAAGCCGCAAGGAAATCGCCCGCGAAGCCCGGATCAGCGCCAACCAGGTGGGCATGATCGAAAAGATCCGCAAGGAAGCCGCTCCCGAGGTGGTCGCCGCGGTGAAATCCGGCACCCTCTCCATCAGCGCGGGTGCGGCCGTGGCCTCCCTGCCCGAGGACGAGCAGCGCGCCGCTGCCACCGCAGGCGACCAGGAACTCAAGGACGCCGCCAAGCGGGTGCGTGAATCCAAGCGCAAGCCGCGCGAGAAGCCCTCGGGCGACGTCGTGGCCCTGCGCGAGCAGGTCGCCGAGCTGGAAGCCGAGAACCGCAACCTGCGCCGCGAGATCGACGCCCTGCGCGCCCGCCTGGGCGAGCCGCCGCTCAGCGAGCCCGAAGAGGGCTGA
- a CDS encoding alpha/beta fold hydrolase, with the protein MKKAAMLGALCIALANVAPMAHANSDVPLAAACKGKPGKVDSAEFIRIGGIEQWVTAKGDSCANPVVLFISGGPGNPLSPLSDAMYGAWSKDFIVVQWDQRGAGMTYGRSPPAEGETLTIEKMAQDGNELAEYLAHRYGKPKVILWGSSWGSILGVYMAKARPDLFYAYVGTSQVVNSLENQAESYKQLMALALAAHDQPSLDVLKQVGTPPWTDPRSFGKVRRVIRAYEAKVTTPPPAHWTIAPEYATPKAQEDYTNGEDYSFINFVGLHGDGMLAHANLPALGTEFAIPVFLIEGKHDLLATTDVARRYYDQIKAPEKGWVLVEHAGHDPNQDVVDAEYKVLRERVLPLTRKN; encoded by the coding sequence ATGAAGAAAGCAGCGATGCTGGGGGCACTGTGCATTGCCCTTGCGAACGTGGCACCCATGGCACACGCCAATAGCGACGTGCCGCTTGCGGCCGCGTGCAAAGGCAAACCCGGCAAGGTCGACAGTGCGGAATTCATACGTATCGGCGGCATCGAGCAGTGGGTCACCGCCAAAGGCGACAGTTGCGCCAACCCCGTCGTCCTCTTCATCAGCGGGGGCCCCGGCAATCCGCTCAGCCCGCTTTCCGATGCGATGTACGGCGCGTGGTCGAAAGACTTCATCGTCGTCCAGTGGGACCAGCGCGGCGCGGGTATGACCTACGGCCGCAGCCCGCCGGCAGAGGGCGAAACGCTCACCATCGAGAAGATGGCGCAGGATGGTAACGAGCTGGCCGAATACCTTGCCCACCGATACGGCAAGCCCAAGGTCATCCTGTGGGGTAGCTCATGGGGCTCGATCCTCGGCGTCTACATGGCGAAGGCCCGTCCGGATCTCTTCTACGCGTATGTCGGCACATCGCAAGTAGTGAACTCACTGGAGAACCAGGCCGAGAGCTACAAGCAGCTCATGGCCCTGGCATTGGCGGCGCACGACCAGCCTTCGCTGGATGTGCTTAAGCAAGTGGGCACGCCGCCGTGGACGGACCCGCGTAGCTTCGGCAAGGTGCGCCGCGTCATCCGCGCGTACGAGGCCAAGGTCACCACGCCGCCCCCCGCACACTGGACGATCGCGCCGGAATACGCGACGCCGAAGGCGCAGGAGGATTACACGAACGGTGAGGACTATTCCTTCATCAACTTCGTGGGCCTGCATGGCGATGGCATGCTGGCCCACGCGAACCTGCCGGCACTCGGCACCGAATTCGCCATCCCGGTCTTCCTGATCGAGGGCAAGCACGATCTCCTTGCGACCACCGATGTGGCGCGACGCTATTACGATCAGATCAAAGCACCGGAAAAAGGCTGGGTGCTGGTCGAACACGCGGGCCACGACCCGAACCAGGATGTCGTGGATGCGGAATACAAGGTACTGCGTGAGCGCGTCCTGCCACTCACCCGGAAAAACTAG
- a CDS encoding LysE/ArgO family amino acid transporter: MYLTTALAGFLASAGLIMAIGAQNAFVLRQGLQRSHVGVIVAICATSDLLLILLGVAGIGALVERAPWLLQGLRFGGAAFLAVYALMAAQRAWRGGGGMAPDGSSQPAWYKAALACLAFTFLNPHVYLDTMILLGSLSTGYPGALRWVFAAGACAASITWFLALGYGARLLTPVFRNPTAWRVMDAAVALFMLLLCVVLLVRPLH; the protein is encoded by the coding sequence ATGTACCTCACCACCGCTCTCGCCGGCTTCCTGGCCAGCGCCGGACTCATCATGGCCATCGGCGCCCAGAACGCCTTTGTCCTGCGCCAGGGCCTGCAACGCTCGCACGTCGGTGTCATCGTGGCGATCTGTGCCACCAGCGACCTGTTGCTCATCCTGCTTGGCGTCGCCGGTATCGGTGCACTCGTGGAGCGTGCGCCATGGCTACTCCAGGGCCTGCGCTTCGGCGGCGCAGCCTTTCTTGCCGTCTATGCACTCATGGCCGCCCAGCGCGCCTGGCGCGGTGGCGGTGGCATGGCCCCGGACGGGAGCAGCCAGCCGGCCTGGTACAAGGCCGCCCTCGCCTGCCTCGCCTTTACCTTTCTCAATCCACACGTCTACCTCGACACCATGATCCTGCTCGGCAGCCTGTCGACGGGCTATCCCGGCGCGCTGCGCTGGGTCTTCGCGGCCGGGGCCTGCGCGGCGAGCATCACCTGGTTCCTCGCCCTCGGTTACGGCGCACGGCTGCTGACGCCCGTGTTCCGCAACCCCACCGCGTGGCGAGTCATGGATGCGGCAGTCGCCCTTTTCATGCTGTTGCTCTGTGTCGTCCTGCTCGTTCGCCCACTGCACTGA
- a CDS encoding methyltransferase domain-containing protein, with translation MTDVTSDFLDFLETEASWREPGAFRWRADAADRLDLLALTMADARQRQRADALFEAMAAADDALFASMRAAIRSGQGRTVLAPWLEIGEPVGAHYDALDALLAGVLGIEEPMPDDPRPPTDMVFYQPTPARHIVDAVRRTALSANDHVLDLGSGLGHVPLLVRILSDARVSGVEREPAYVSSAVAAAESLGLHDVAFACGDAREADYATANVFYLFTPFIGTVLRDVVARIEAEARQRPIRVVALGPCTRTFARQPWLQADGAEPEAADRIVIFNSV, from the coding sequence ATGACCGACGTCACTTCCGACTTTCTCGATTTTCTGGAAACCGAGGCTTCCTGGCGTGAGCCCGGCGCGTTTCGCTGGCGCGCTGATGCGGCCGACCGGCTCGATTTGCTGGCGTTGACGATGGCCGATGCGCGGCAACGGCAGCGGGCCGACGCGCTGTTCGAGGCCATGGCGGCGGCCGACGACGCCTTGTTTGCTTCGATGCGGGCTGCGATTCGATCGGGACAGGGGAGAACCGTGCTGGCGCCGTGGCTGGAGATCGGCGAGCCGGTGGGTGCGCACTACGATGCGCTGGATGCGCTACTGGCGGGCGTGCTCGGTATCGAAGAGCCCATGCCCGACGATCCGCGGCCGCCGACCGATATGGTTTTCTACCAGCCCACGCCCGCGCGGCACATCGTTGATGCGGTGCGCCGCACGGCGTTGTCGGCGAATGACCATGTGCTGGATCTCGGTTCGGGGCTTGGGCACGTGCCGCTCCTCGTCCGGATACTGAGCGATGCCCGTGTGTCGGGAGTGGAACGGGAGCCGGCGTATGTATCCAGCGCAGTGGCCGCCGCCGAATCGCTTGGGCTGCATGACGTGGCCTTCGCCTGCGGTGATGCCCGCGAGGCCGACTACGCCACGGCGAACGTCTTTTACCTGTTCACACCCTTCATCGGTACCGTCCTGCGCGATGTGGTCGCCCGCATCGAGGCGGAAGCCAGGCAAAGGCCGATACGCGTCGTGGCCCTCGGCCCGTGCACCCGCACCTTCGCCCGCCAGCCATGGCTTCAGGCCGACGGTGCCGAGCCCGAAGCGGCGGACCGCATCGTGATCTTCAACTCCGTGTAG
- a CDS encoding glycoside hydrolase family 97 protein, which translates to MHTPHRLAAALITAFVAVPAFATPPLATVVFRDGGRPVLSVTDPQGQTLVDATLGLRTAGSDLTHDLHLIGTTQRNLNENYRMTTGKRLVRNANLAETRYALQNDKGEKLDVVVRVANDGIAFRYELPGATQATVTGEATSYSLPANARAWLLPYDPSNEKERIETTAATAPGGDYGYPSLFLAGQSYVLITEANADGRYDGSRLTHAANSPAYQLTLADSRVDSTGVTPWRTVITGDLATVTQSTLVDDLADPSKLTDTSWIHPGRVAWSWISDHDSPKSFERQKAFVDFAAANRMPFILLDEGWSETWAPQLIAYANAKHVDVLMWFPWTKLDTAAKRQAWLTRVKGWGAKGVKIDFMGSDSQARFRWYDDTLADTARLQLMVNFHGGTIPHGLARTWPHLMTMEGVRGAENDPPPVGNTIQPFTRNVVGSMDYTPVAFDVGRQEATIAHEVALPIVFESGWTHLADSPEAYQRRPNALTFLDQIPTVWDETKLIAGTPGQEAIFARRSGDRWFIGAIAAGPARRLSVPLASLGVGPWRADIIRDGSGRGDVARSTQNVTADGTLSFDVPANGGFAAILCPLAKGQFTYGCYR; encoded by the coding sequence ATGCACACGCCGCACCGACTCGCCGCCGCCCTCATCACCGCGTTCGTCGCCGTGCCGGCCTTCGCCACGCCACCCCTGGCCACCGTCGTCTTCCGCGATGGTGGCCGCCCCGTCCTGAGTGTCACCGACCCGCAAGGGCAGACGCTGGTCGATGCGACGCTCGGCCTACGTACGGCGGGCAGCGACCTCACCCACGACCTGCACCTGATCGGCACCACCCAGCGCAACCTCAACGAAAACTACCGGATGACGACGGGCAAACGCCTTGTCCGCAACGCGAACCTCGCCGAGACGCGCTACGCCCTGCAGAACGATAAAGGCGAGAAGCTCGATGTCGTCGTACGTGTCGCCAACGATGGCATTGCGTTCCGCTACGAGCTGCCTGGCGCCACGCAGGCGACGGTCACCGGCGAGGCGACGAGCTACAGCCTGCCCGCGAATGCGCGAGCGTGGCTCCTCCCGTACGACCCCAGCAACGAGAAGGAACGTATCGAGACCACGGCGGCCACGGCGCCGGGTGGCGATTACGGCTACCCGTCGCTGTTCCTCGCCGGCCAGAGTTACGTGCTGATCACCGAGGCCAATGCCGACGGGCGTTACGACGGCAGCCGGCTCACGCACGCGGCCAACAGCCCGGCCTATCAACTCACCCTCGCTGACAGCCGTGTCGACAGCACAGGCGTGACACCGTGGCGCACCGTGATCACCGGCGATCTCGCCACCGTCACGCAATCGACCCTTGTGGATGATCTCGCGGACCCATCGAAGCTCACCGACACCTCGTGGATCCACCCAGGTCGCGTCGCCTGGTCGTGGATCAGCGACCACGACAGCCCGAAGAGCTTTGAACGGCAGAAGGCCTTCGTGGATTTCGCCGCTGCCAACCGCATGCCGTTCATCCTGCTGGACGAGGGCTGGAGCGAGACATGGGCACCGCAGCTCATCGCCTATGCGAACGCGAAGCACGTGGACGTGCTGATGTGGTTCCCCTGGACAAAACTCGACACAGCCGCCAAACGCCAGGCATGGCTTACGCGCGTCAAGGGCTGGGGCGCTAAGGGCGTCAAGATCGATTTCATGGGCTCCGATAGCCAGGCGCGCTTCCGCTGGTACGACGACACCCTCGCCGATACCGCGCGCCTCCAGCTGATGGTGAATTTCCACGGCGGCACGATCCCGCACGGCCTCGCACGCACGTGGCCTCACCTGATGACGATGGAAGGCGTGCGCGGTGCGGAGAACGACCCGCCACCGGTCGGCAATACCATCCAGCCATTCACGCGTAACGTCGTCGGTTCGATGGATTACACACCGGTGGCCTTCGACGTCGGCCGCCAGGAGGCAACGATCGCGCATGAAGTCGCGCTGCCCATCGTCTTCGAATCGGGCTGGACGCATCTCGCGGATAGCCCCGAGGCGTACCAGCGCCGGCCGAACGCGCTCACGTTCCTCGATCAGATCCCGACGGTGTGGGACGAAACGAAGCTGATCGCCGGCACGCCTGGGCAAGAAGCCATCTTCGCGCGGCGCAGCGGCGATCGCTGGTTTATCGGCGCGATTGCCGCTGGGCCCGCGCGCCGGCTGAGCGTGCCCCTGGCGTCGCTGGGTGTCGGCCCATGGCGCGCAGACATCATCCGCGACGGCAGCGGCCGCGGCGATGTGGCCCGCTCGACGCAGAACGTCACGGCGGATGGGACGCTTTCGTTCGACGTGCCCGCCAACGGCGGTTTCGCCGCCATTCTGTGCCCCCTCGCGAAGGGCCAGTTCACGTATGGGTGTTACCGCTAG
- a CDS encoding FMN-binding negative transcriptional regulator — translation MYTPPLFVETQASELTTLLRANPLGILVTHAGGGLDANHIPFLIDEERGPAGMLVAHVARANPVWQKVVEGDDVLVIFRGANGYVSPNWYPSKQVTHRHVPTWNYEVVHAHGRIRVIDDEKYVRGVVARLTREHEARLPEPWKMTDAPADYLAEELAHIVGIEVEITRLEGKRKLSQNRTAEDFEGAVRGVEGSGNPALAEAMRRTR, via the coding sequence ATGTACACGCCGCCGCTTTTCGTCGAGACCCAGGCCAGCGAACTGACAACCCTGCTGCGCGCGAATCCACTGGGCATTCTCGTCACCCATGCCGGTGGCGGGCTCGATGCCAACCACATCCCGTTCCTCATCGATGAGGAGCGGGGCCCTGCCGGGATGCTCGTCGCCCATGTGGCGCGAGCGAATCCGGTCTGGCAGAAGGTGGTCGAAGGCGACGACGTGCTCGTCATTTTCCGCGGCGCCAACGGCTATGTCTCGCCGAACTGGTACCCCAGCAAGCAAGTGACGCATCGGCACGTGCCCACGTGGAACTACGAGGTCGTCCACGCGCACGGCCGCATCCGGGTGATCGACGACGAAAAGTACGTGCGTGGCGTGGTTGCCCGGCTTACCCGCGAGCACGAAGCACGGTTGCCCGAGCCCTGGAAGATGACCGACGCGCCTGCGGATTACCTGGCGGAAGAGCTGGCCCATATCGTCGGCATCGAGGTGGAGATCACCCGGCTCGAAGGGAAGCGAAAGCTGAGCCAGAACCGCACGGCGGAAGATTTCGAGGGCGCGGTGCGCGGGGTAGAGGGGAGCGGAAACCCTGCCCTGGCCGAGGCGATGCGGCGGACGCGTTAA
- a CDS encoding VOC family protein — MNMETVEIKAFVPARDFGLSKAFYIDLGFEVGFSSDDMAYLKAGECAFLLQAFYVKEHAENFMMHMLVADVDAWWQHVVESGLVAKYGVRADPPADRPWAIRDFVIADPSGVLWRIGTNIGSPH, encoded by the coding sequence ATGAACATGGAAACCGTCGAGATCAAGGCATTTGTCCCTGCCCGGGACTTTGGATTGTCCAAGGCGTTCTACATCGATCTTGGATTTGAGGTGGGCTTCTCATCCGATGACATGGCCTACCTGAAGGCGGGTGAATGCGCCTTCCTGCTGCAAGCCTTCTACGTGAAGGAGCACGCCGAAAACTTCATGATGCACATGCTGGTGGCCGACGTGGATGCGTGGTGGCAGCATGTCGTGGAGTCGGGTCTCGTCGCGAAGTACGGCGTCCGTGCGGATCCACCGGCCGATCGGCCCTGGGCGATCCGGGACTTCGTTATCGCGGATCCGTCCGGTGTGCTCTGGCGCATCGGCACGAACATTGGTTCACCCCACTAA
- a CDS encoding serine hydrolase domain-containing protein: MLKRFLFRCLGVGLLCLTGSATAEECTACAHAAQTFASAEHFNGVVLVGRGGAPDYAEAFGVADVTRRTPLTTATRFDTGSISKWIAAIVVMRLVQQGELSLDEPITTYLPDYRHDTGSKLTLRLLISHSSGVPNQIDEAIKRDPSTRNESLDNTTAVKRYASGDLRFEPGSEWDYSHSNWLIVKAITEKVSQRTYAQLVEDFIVKPLGLHDTGTWTGPSLSVPGMAIGYSLLSPPTPIEKASPDFMIMAGGFYTSANDMLQLLDGLFGGKVLTPPTLATLLKVERPAQNYALGGRTRVMEIAGKKRTVAWEYGSNGAFRVLAWRVVNDGHTVIIMNNTSFDHMKIGALATQLLEASYP; the protein is encoded by the coding sequence ATGCTTAAGCGATTCCTCTTCCGATGCCTCGGCGTGGGGCTGCTGTGCCTCACGGGCAGCGCGACGGCGGAGGAATGTACTGCCTGCGCCCATGCCGCCCAAACCTTCGCGTCAGCCGAACATTTCAACGGCGTGGTACTGGTCGGCCGGGGAGGCGCCCCTGATTACGCCGAAGCCTTCGGCGTCGCTGACGTAACGCGGCGAACGCCGCTGACAACAGCCACCCGTTTCGACACGGGGTCGATCAGCAAGTGGATCGCCGCCATCGTCGTGATGCGCCTCGTCCAGCAGGGCGAGCTCTCGCTCGATGAGCCTATTACCACCTACCTGCCGGACTACCGCCACGACACCGGCAGCAAGCTTACCCTGCGCCTACTCATAAGCCACTCGAGCGGCGTACCCAACCAGATCGATGAAGCCATCAAACGCGATCCGAGTACACGGAACGAGTCCCTCGACAACACGACGGCGGTGAAGCGGTATGCCAGTGGCGACCTGCGTTTCGAGCCGGGCAGCGAGTGGGATTACTCCCACTCCAACTGGCTGATCGTCAAAGCCATCACCGAGAAGGTCTCGCAGCGCACCTATGCGCAGCTCGTCGAGGATTTCATCGTGAAGCCGCTCGGTCTGCACGACACCGGAACATGGACCGGGCCGTCGTTGAGCGTGCCTGGCATGGCCATCGGCTATAGCCTGCTATCGCCACCCACGCCGATCGAAAAGGCATCGCCCGATTTCATGATCATGGCCGGCGGGTTCTACACGAGCGCCAACGACATGCTGCAGCTGCTAGATGGGTTGTTCGGTGGCAAGGTACTGACGCCACCCACGCTGGCCACCCTACTGAAGGTTGAGCGGCCAGCTCAGAACTATGCCCTGGGTGGCCGCACGCGCGTGATGGAAATCGCCGGGAAGAAACGGACGGTGGCATGGGAGTACGGTTCCAATGGCGCGTTCCGCGTACTGGCCTGGCGTGTTGTTAATGACGGGCACACCGTGATCATCATGAACAACACGAGTTTCGATCATATGAAGATCGGGGCGTTGGCTACGCAGTTGTTGGAGGCTTCGTATCCTTGA
- a CDS encoding sensor histidine kinase codes for MRFERAIAVMRAVMWALVGWVALAGAAWGTDTRDRSIGQFYHTAWTVREGAPGQVTALAQTADGYLWLGTQTGLYRFDGVRFERFRPRSGGDFPASSVASLYAPPEGGLWVGFRYGFASFIEGDHATHYGAASGLPTATVYAIAGTPDGRLWGATFNGLVELRGGRWHLVGADMGLPGARARNLAVDREGRLWVASDVALSWLPPGGDRFHVATRDVGKINRIAEAPDGTVWVADVDRGVLPAWRATGDPAAAGPNVRVSSSGLLFDRDGALWVPTLGDGLRRVPRVDELPRQIIDADGSAAQSFVERDGLTSDAITAILQDREGNIWVGGSRGLDRFRASRLLPAPTPSGATDFAIVPAVGKGIWIGTKNRPLMRVDVAGASAVQFPQAITAATRDGTTTWFGGPNGVWTLEGDTPRLFAPLPVQDFTGVQAITGDGHGGAWVSINRPGVYHFSQGGWHRELLPAVANDPSPLVLVRDRANRLWMGFARETLIVRDEGGRDTVLGAREGLDVGNVTALFADGEVMWVGGERGINLVQRGRVYPLALQMDLRGVSGIVRDRSGDYWANASQGIVRLRAADVAHARTDAGFRVPVTLFDSLDGLPGTPAQFRPLPTAVAADDGRLWFATTSGVVSIDPADVPHNTLPPPVNIHGVATDSGWFDAMAPVQLPAKTERLRVVYTATSLSMPERVRFRYRMDGIDTRWRDAGTDREAVYTDPPPGHYVFRVSAANEDGVWNEQGASLRIDVAPAFYQTAWFAVLLAIFVAGIVWMLVVMRIHRIEHQLRERLHERHAERERIARELHDTLLQSIQGLMMRFQAVANRVSQDDPLRTSMERALDRAELALVEARDRVRDLRDHLGDTVALDVGLLELARAYADEHTVPVTVDAAPVWRGMDPLARDELYGIAREAVHNAVAHAEASRIRVALYREGPDVVLGIHDDGQGIAPAILASGRPGHWGLRGMRERAENMGGTTTITSSPASGTQVVVHVPLARVMPLPAWWRRWMREG; via the coding sequence ATGCGGTTCGAACGGGCGATCGCCGTGATGCGCGCGGTAATGTGGGCCTTGGTTGGCTGGGTGGCGCTTGCAGGCGCTGCATGGGGCACGGATACCCGCGACCGCAGCATCGGCCAGTTCTATCACACGGCCTGGACCGTGCGCGAAGGCGCGCCCGGGCAGGTGACCGCGCTTGCCCAGACCGCCGATGGTTACCTCTGGCTGGGTACGCAGACGGGCCTTTATCGATTTGATGGCGTGCGCTTCGAGCGCTTCCGTCCCCGTAGCGGCGGCGACTTCCCGGCGTCCAGCGTGGCTTCGCTTTATGCGCCACCCGAGGGGGGCTTGTGGGTGGGCTTCCGCTATGGCTTCGCCAGCTTTATCGAGGGTGATCACGCGACGCACTATGGCGCTGCGTCGGGGTTGCCGACTGCGACGGTCTACGCGATCGCCGGTACACCGGATGGACGGTTGTGGGGCGCGACCTTCAATGGCCTCGTGGAGCTTCGTGGCGGCCGGTGGCATCTCGTGGGCGCCGACATGGGCCTGCCGGGCGCCCGTGCTCGGAACCTTGCCGTGGACCGCGAGGGCCGGCTGTGGGTCGCTTCGGACGTTGCGCTTTCGTGGTTGCCGCCGGGCGGTGATCGCTTCCACGTGGCGACGCGCGATGTCGGCAAGATCAACCGGATCGCCGAAGCGCCCGACGGTACCGTGTGGGTAGCCGATGTCGACCGCGGTGTGTTGCCCGCCTGGCGGGCAACCGGTGACCCGGCGGCGGCCGGGCCAAATGTGCGCGTTTCATCGTCGGGTTTGCTATTCGACCGCGACGGCGCGCTTTGGGTCCCCACGCTGGGTGACGGGCTACGACGGGTGCCGCGCGTGGACGAACTCCCGCGGCAGATCATCGACGCGGACGGTAGCGCGGCACAGAGCTTTGTCGAGAGGGATGGGCTCACCTCCGATGCCATCACCGCGATCCTCCAGGACCGCGAAGGGAACATCTGGGTGGGAGGAAGCCGGGGCCTGGATCGGTTCCGCGCGAGTCGCCTCCTTCCGGCACCTACGCCTTCCGGTGCCACCGATTTCGCGATCGTGCCGGCTGTGGGGAAGGGCATCTGGATCGGCACCAAGAATCGCCCGCTGATGCGCGTGGATGTCGCTGGCGCGTCGGCAGTGCAATTTCCGCAGGCGATCACAGCGGCTACCCGTGACGGAACGACCACGTGGTTTGGCGGCCCCAACGGCGTCTGGACGCTCGAGGGTGACACGCCCCGGTTGTTCGCGCCGTTGCCCGTGCAGGATTTCACCGGCGTGCAGGCAATTACCGGCGATGGCCATGGCGGTGCGTGGGTATCGATCAATCGCCCCGGCGTGTATCACTTCAGCCAGGGCGGCTGGCATCGCGAACTGTTGCCCGCCGTCGCTAACGATCCTTCTCCGCTGGTGCTCGTACGCGACCGCGCCAACCGGCTCTGGATGGGCTTTGCACGGGAAACCCTGATCGTCCGCGACGAGGGAGGCCGGGATACGGTGCTGGGTGCCCGGGAAGGGCTTGATGTCGGCAACGTGACGGCGCTGTTCGCCGATGGCGAGGTCATGTGGGTGGGCGGCGAACGCGGGATCAACCTCGTGCAGCGGGGGCGCGTTTACCCGCTCGCCCTGCAGATGGATCTGCGCGGTGTGTCGGGCATCGTGCGTGATCGCAGCGGCGATTACTGGGCGAATGCATCGCAGGGCATCGTCCGACTGCGCGCGGCCGATGTTGCCCATGCGCGCACCGATGCCGGGTTCCGCGTACCGGTCACGCTCTTCGATTCGCTGGATGGTTTGCCAGGTACGCCGGCGCAATTCAGGCCCTTGCCAACGGCCGTCGCCGCGGATGATGGCCGCCTATGGTTCGCGACCACCAGCGGCGTCGTGTCGATCGATCCCGCCGACGTGCCACACAACACCTTGCCGCCCCCCGTGAACATCCACGGTGTGGCGACCGACTCGGGCTGGTTCGATGCCATGGCGCCCGTCCAGCTGCCGGCCAAGACCGAGCGCCTGCGTGTGGTCTACACGGCGACCAGCCTTTCGATGCCGGAACGGGTGCGCTTTCGCTACCGCATGGATGGCATCGATACACGCTGGCGCGATGCGGGGACCGACCGCGAAGCGGTGTATACCGATCCGCCGCCCGGCCATTACGTGTTCCGCGTTTCCGCCGCGAATGAAGATGGCGTCTGGAACGAACAGGGCGCCTCATTGCGTATCGACGTGGCGCCGGCGTTCTACCAGACGGCCTGGTTCGCGGTGCTGCTTGCGATCTTCGTTGCGGGCATCGTGTGGATGCTGGTGGTCATGCGTATCCACCGTATCGAACATCAGTTACGCGAGCGCTTGCACGAGCGCCACGCGGAACGCGAGCGGATCGCTCGCGAACTGCACGATACGCTGCTGCAAAGCATCCAGGGCCTGATGATGCGCTTCCAGGCGGTCGCCAACCGCGTATCCCAGGACGATCCGTTGCGCACATCGATGGAGCGTGCGCTGGACCGTGCCGAGCTTGCCCTCGTGGAGGCGCGCGACCGGGTCCGTGACCTGCGCGACCACCTGGGCGATACCGTGGCGCTTGACGTGGGTTTACTTGAACTCGCGCGCGCCTACGCCGATGAACACACCGTGCCCGTGACCGTCGACGCGGCGCCTGTCTGGCGTGGGATGGATCCGCTGGCGCGTGACGAGCTGTATGGCATCGCGCGTGAAGCCGTGCACAACGCGGTGGCCCACGCCGAAGCGAGCCGCATCCGCGTCGCCCTCTACCGGGAAGGCCCCGACGTGGTCCTGGGCATCCACGACGATGGCCAGGGCATCGCGCCGGCCATACTCGCCAGTGGGCGCCCGGGTCACTGGGGCCTGCGCGGCATGCGTGAGCGCGCCGAGAACATGGGCGGGACCACGACCATTACGTCGTCCCCGGCGAGCGGCACGCAGGTGGTCGTGCACGTACCGCTCGCCAGAGTCATGCCCTTGCCCGCCTGGTGGCGGCGCTGGATGCGTGAGGGCTAG